Proteins from a genomic interval of Cucumis melo cultivar AY chromosome 7, USDA_Cmelo_AY_1.0, whole genome shotgun sequence:
- the LOC103492939 gene encoding E3 ubiquitin-protein ligase CCNB1IP1 homolog isoform X2 produces MKCNACWRELEGRAVTTTCGHLLCTEDASKILSNDGACPICDQVLSKRFNNKCDDFISSYIRFLFNSLMKPVDINPNDEWANMAMAGISPQTLMKSAYRSVMFYVGQKELEMQYKMNRLMAQCRQKCEVMQEKFTEKLEQVHSAYQKMAKRCQMMERQMENLSKDKQELQEKFAEKSRQKRKLDEMYDQLRNEHESLKRSAIQPVTNFYTRNEPDLFSNPVNLMDNREAMRKGPREEIWPTRQNSGNSGHFDLSVGSPAKQAAPMAMEAGNRRAGAHTAFGSGAGNPSMTLRNLILSPIKRPQLSRRPQMFTL; encoded by the exons GCACAGAAGATGCAAGCAAGATCCTTAGCAATGATGGAGCATGCCCCATTTGTGATCAAGTTCTTTCTAAAAG ATTCAATAACAAATGTGATGATTTCATTTCCTCTTACATCCggtttctgtttaacagcctcaTGAAACCTGTGGATATCAATCCAAATGACGAATGGGCAAAT ATGGCCATGGCTGGCATATCACCTCAGACAT TGATGAAAAGTGCATATAGAAGTGTAATGTTCTATGTTGGACAAAAGGAATTGGAGATGCAGTACAAGATGAACAGACTCATGGCGCAATGCCGACAGAAATGCGAGGTAATGCAAGAAAAGTTTACTGAGAAACTAGAGCAGGTACATTCTGCATACCAAAAAATGGCCAAGAGATGCCAGATGATGGAACGACAAATGGAGAATTTATCCAAAGACAAACAAGAGCTACAGGAGAAGTTTGCTGAAAAATCCAG GCAGAAGAGGAAACTAGATGAAATGTATGATCAATTGAGGAATGAGCATGAATCACTAAAACGTTCGGCGATCCAGCCCGTGACTAATTTTTATACAAGAAATGAGCCCGATTTATTCTCAAACCCCGTTAATTTGATGGATAACAGAGAAGCTATGAGGAAAG GACCAAGAGAAGAAATATGGCCGACAAGACAGAATAGTGGGAACTCTGGTCACTTCGACCTCTCCGTTGGGTCACCGGCAAAACAAGCTGCTCCAATGGCAATGGAAGCTGGGAACAGAAGGGCTGGAGCTCACACTGCATTTGGAAGTGGAGCTGGAAATCCCTCCATGACTCTCCGAAACTTGATTCTGTCCCCAATCAAACGACCTCAGCTCTCTCGTCGTCCTCAAATGTTCAC ATTGTGA
- the LOC103492940 gene encoding NADH kinase gives MLCVRPISQLSPSNPNFMCQRMAMKRLLLFLKPFDANPVLHSDAFSRVTTPQILRHLENRHEVHREAINFCKDILQQKHVDWESVSRNDLSEPITNVDLVVTVGGDGTLLRASHFLDESIPILGVNSDPTQVDEVEEFSNEFDASRSTGHLCAATVNNFEQVLDSILNGEAVPSKLSRMSLSVNSELLSKYPLNDVLIAHPCPASVSRFSFKIRNEQSRSLLLNCRSSGLRVSTAAGSTAAMLSAGGFPMPILSQKLQYMVREPIAPGKLYSFMHGTISPDQSIEMAWLCNDGVIYIDGSHVCYPIQYGDIVEISSKAPSLRVFLPHHMMNMIGAEETSEQHTHPKL, from the exons ATGTTGTGCGTTCGTCCCATTTCCCAGCTCTCTCCTTCGAACCCTAATTTTATGTGTCAGAGAATGGCTATGAAGAGATTACTTCTGTTTCTTAAGCCATTTGATGCCAACCCTGTTCTCCATTCTGATGCCTTTTCTCGCGTCACCACCCCGCAG ATCTTACGCCACCTCGAGAACAGACATGAGGTGCACAGGGAAGCCATAAATTTTTGTAAGGATATTTTGCAGCAGAAGCATGTGGATTGGGAATCTGTATCACGCAATGATTTATCTGAGCCAATTACTAACGTAGACCTTGTTGTTACGGTTGGTGGTGATGGCACCCTATTGCGTGCCAGCCATTTCTTAGATGAGTCCATTCCTATTCTTGGAGTAAATTCTGATCCTACACAAGTGGATGAG GTTGAAGAGTTCAGCAATGAGTTTGATGCTTCAAGAAGCACAGGCCATCTATGTGCTGCCACTGTCAATAACTTTGAGCAA GTATTAGACAGCATCCTTAATGGTGAGGCAGTTCCTTCCAAGTTATCAAGGATGTCTTTATCTGTAAACTCGGAGCTCCTCTCAAAATATCCTCTTAATGACGTACTAATTGCACATCCATGTCCTGCGTCAGTCTCTCGATTCTCTTTCAA AATTAGGAACGAGCAGTCACGTTCACTTTTGTTGAACTGTCGATCGAGTGGTCTAAGAGTTTCGACTGCTGCTGGGTCAACAGCTGCAATGCTATCTGCAGGTGGATTTCCTATGCCCATTCTATCTCAGAAGCTTCAGTACATGGTACGTGAGCCCATCGCCCCAGGAAAACTGTACAGTTTTATGCATGGGACAATATCGCCTGATCAATCGATTGAAATGGCATGGCTTTGTAATGACGGCGTGATATATATTGACGGTTCTCATGTTTGTTATCCTATTCAATACGGAGACATTGTTGAAATATCCTCAAAGGCTCCGAGTCTCAGAGTTTTCTTGCCTCATCATATGATGAACATGATCGGGGCAGAAGAAACTTCAGAGCAACATACACATCCAAAATTGTAG
- the LOC103492939 gene encoding E3 ubiquitin-protein ligase CCNB1IP1 homolog isoform X3, whose product MKCNACWRELEGRAVTTTCGHLLCTEDASKILSNDGACPICDQVLSKSLMKPVDINPNDEWANMAMAGISPQTLMKSAYRSVMFYVGQKELEMQYKMNRLMAQCRQKCEVMQEKFTEKLEQVHSAYQKMAKRCQMMERQMENLSKDKQELQEKFAEKSRQKRKLDEMYDQLRNEHESLKRSAIQPVTNFYTRNEPDLFSNPVNLMDNREAMRKDWMVSAPETPGPREEIWPTRQNSGNSGHFDLSVGSPAKQAAPMAMEAGNRRAGAHTAFGSGAGNPSMTLRNLILSPIKRPQLSRRPQMFTL is encoded by the exons GCACAGAAGATGCAAGCAAGATCCTTAGCAATGATGGAGCATGCCCCATTTGTGATCAAGTTCTTTCTAAAAG cctcaTGAAACCTGTGGATATCAATCCAAATGACGAATGGGCAAAT ATGGCCATGGCTGGCATATCACCTCAGACAT TGATGAAAAGTGCATATAGAAGTGTAATGTTCTATGTTGGACAAAAGGAATTGGAGATGCAGTACAAGATGAACAGACTCATGGCGCAATGCCGACAGAAATGCGAGGTAATGCAAGAAAAGTTTACTGAGAAACTAGAGCAGGTACATTCTGCATACCAAAAAATGGCCAAGAGATGCCAGATGATGGAACGACAAATGGAGAATTTATCCAAAGACAAACAAGAGCTACAGGAGAAGTTTGCTGAAAAATCCAG GCAGAAGAGGAAACTAGATGAAATGTATGATCAATTGAGGAATGAGCATGAATCACTAAAACGTTCGGCGATCCAGCCCGTGACTAATTTTTATACAAGAAATGAGCCCGATTTATTCTCAAACCCCGTTAATTTGATGGATAACAGAGAAGCTATGAGGAAAG ACTGGATGGTTTCTGCTCCTGAAACTCCAGGACCAAGAGAAGAAATATGGCCGACAAGACAGAATAGTGGGAACTCTGGTCACTTCGACCTCTCCGTTGGGTCACCGGCAAAACAAGCTGCTCCAATGGCAATGGAAGCTGGGAACAGAAGGGCTGGAGCTCACACTGCATTTGGAAGTGGAGCTGGAAATCCCTCCATGACTCTCCGAAACTTGATTCTGTCCCCAATCAAACGACCTCAGCTCTCTCGTCGTCCTCAAATGTTCAC ATTGTGA
- the LOC103492939 gene encoding E3 ubiquitin-protein ligase CCNB1IP1 homolog isoform X5 produces the protein MKCNACWRELEGRAVTTTCGHLLCTEDASKILSNDGACPICDQVLSKSLMKPVDINPNDEWANMAMAGISPQTLMKSAYRSVMFYVGQKELEMQYKMNRLMAQCRQKCEVMQEKFTEKLEQVHSAYQKMAKRCQMMERQMENLSKDKQELQEKFAEKSRQKRKLDEMYDQLRNEHESLKRSAIQPVTNFYTRNEPDLFSNPVNLMDNREAMRKGPREEIWPTRQNSGNSGHFDLSVGSPAKQAAPMAMEAGNRRAGAHTAFGSGAGNPSMTLRNLILSPIKRPQLSRRPQMFT, from the exons GCACAGAAGATGCAAGCAAGATCCTTAGCAATGATGGAGCATGCCCCATTTGTGATCAAGTTCTTTCTAAAAG cctcaTGAAACCTGTGGATATCAATCCAAATGACGAATGGGCAAAT ATGGCCATGGCTGGCATATCACCTCAGACAT TGATGAAAAGTGCATATAGAAGTGTAATGTTCTATGTTGGACAAAAGGAATTGGAGATGCAGTACAAGATGAACAGACTCATGGCGCAATGCCGACAGAAATGCGAGGTAATGCAAGAAAAGTTTACTGAGAAACTAGAGCAGGTACATTCTGCATACCAAAAAATGGCCAAGAGATGCCAGATGATGGAACGACAAATGGAGAATTTATCCAAAGACAAACAAGAGCTACAGGAGAAGTTTGCTGAAAAATCCAG GCAGAAGAGGAAACTAGATGAAATGTATGATCAATTGAGGAATGAGCATGAATCACTAAAACGTTCGGCGATCCAGCCCGTGACTAATTTTTATACAAGAAATGAGCCCGATTTATTCTCAAACCCCGTTAATTTGATGGATAACAGAGAAGCTATGAGGAAAG GACCAAGAGAAGAAATATGGCCGACAAGACAGAATAGTGGGAACTCTGGTCACTTCGACCTCTCCGTTGGGTCACCGGCAAAACAAGCTGCTCCAATGGCAATGGAAGCTGGGAACAGAAGGGCTGGAGCTCACACTGCATTTGGAAGTGGAGCTGGAAATCCCTCCATGACTCTCCGAAACTTGATTCTGTCCCCAATCAAACGACCTCAGCTCTCTCGTCGTCCTCAAATGTTCACGTAA
- the LOC103492939 gene encoding E3 ubiquitin-protein ligase CCNB1IP1 homolog isoform X4, giving the protein MKCNACWRELEGRAVTTTCGHLLCTEDASKILSNDGACPICDQVLSKSLMKPVDINPNDEWANMAMAGISPQTLMKSAYRSVMFYVGQKELEMQYKMNRLMAQCRQKCEVMQEKFTEKLEQVHSAYQKMAKRCQMMERQMENLSKDKQELQEKFAEKSRQKRKLDEMYDQLRNEHESLKRSAIQPVTNFYTRNEPDLFSNPVNLMDNREAMRKDWMVSAPETPGPREEIWPTRQNSGNSGHFDLSVGSPAKQAAPMAMEAGNRRAGAHTAFGSGAGNPSMTLRNLILSPIKRPQLSRRPQMFT; this is encoded by the exons GCACAGAAGATGCAAGCAAGATCCTTAGCAATGATGGAGCATGCCCCATTTGTGATCAAGTTCTTTCTAAAAG cctcaTGAAACCTGTGGATATCAATCCAAATGACGAATGGGCAAAT ATGGCCATGGCTGGCATATCACCTCAGACAT TGATGAAAAGTGCATATAGAAGTGTAATGTTCTATGTTGGACAAAAGGAATTGGAGATGCAGTACAAGATGAACAGACTCATGGCGCAATGCCGACAGAAATGCGAGGTAATGCAAGAAAAGTTTACTGAGAAACTAGAGCAGGTACATTCTGCATACCAAAAAATGGCCAAGAGATGCCAGATGATGGAACGACAAATGGAGAATTTATCCAAAGACAAACAAGAGCTACAGGAGAAGTTTGCTGAAAAATCCAG GCAGAAGAGGAAACTAGATGAAATGTATGATCAATTGAGGAATGAGCATGAATCACTAAAACGTTCGGCGATCCAGCCCGTGACTAATTTTTATACAAGAAATGAGCCCGATTTATTCTCAAACCCCGTTAATTTGATGGATAACAGAGAAGCTATGAGGAAAG ACTGGATGGTTTCTGCTCCTGAAACTCCAGGACCAAGAGAAGAAATATGGCCGACAAGACAGAATAGTGGGAACTCTGGTCACTTCGACCTCTCCGTTGGGTCACCGGCAAAACAAGCTGCTCCAATGGCAATGGAAGCTGGGAACAGAAGGGCTGGAGCTCACACTGCATTTGGAAGTGGAGCTGGAAATCCCTCCATGACTCTCCGAAACTTGATTCTGTCCCCAATCAAACGACCTCAGCTCTCTCGTCGTCCTCAAATGTTCACGTAA
- the LOC103492939 gene encoding E3 ubiquitin-protein ligase CCNB1IP1 homolog isoform X1, with protein MKCNACWRELEGRAVTTTCGHLLCTEDASKILSNDGACPICDQVLSKRFNNKCDDFISSYIRFLFNSLMKPVDINPNDEWANMAMAGISPQTLMKSAYRSVMFYVGQKELEMQYKMNRLMAQCRQKCEVMQEKFTEKLEQVHSAYQKMAKRCQMMERQMENLSKDKQELQEKFAEKSRQKRKLDEMYDQLRNEHESLKRSAIQPVTNFYTRNEPDLFSNPVNLMDNREAMRKDWMVSAPETPGPREEIWPTRQNSGNSGHFDLSVGSPAKQAAPMAMEAGNRRAGAHTAFGSGAGNPSMTLRNLILSPIKRPQLSRRPQMFTL; from the exons GCACAGAAGATGCAAGCAAGATCCTTAGCAATGATGGAGCATGCCCCATTTGTGATCAAGTTCTTTCTAAAAG ATTCAATAACAAATGTGATGATTTCATTTCCTCTTACATCCggtttctgtttaacagcctcaTGAAACCTGTGGATATCAATCCAAATGACGAATGGGCAAAT ATGGCCATGGCTGGCATATCACCTCAGACAT TGATGAAAAGTGCATATAGAAGTGTAATGTTCTATGTTGGACAAAAGGAATTGGAGATGCAGTACAAGATGAACAGACTCATGGCGCAATGCCGACAGAAATGCGAGGTAATGCAAGAAAAGTTTACTGAGAAACTAGAGCAGGTACATTCTGCATACCAAAAAATGGCCAAGAGATGCCAGATGATGGAACGACAAATGGAGAATTTATCCAAAGACAAACAAGAGCTACAGGAGAAGTTTGCTGAAAAATCCAG GCAGAAGAGGAAACTAGATGAAATGTATGATCAATTGAGGAATGAGCATGAATCACTAAAACGTTCGGCGATCCAGCCCGTGACTAATTTTTATACAAGAAATGAGCCCGATTTATTCTCAAACCCCGTTAATTTGATGGATAACAGAGAAGCTATGAGGAAAG ACTGGATGGTTTCTGCTCCTGAAACTCCAGGACCAAGAGAAGAAATATGGCCGACAAGACAGAATAGTGGGAACTCTGGTCACTTCGACCTCTCCGTTGGGTCACCGGCAAAACAAGCTGCTCCAATGGCAATGGAAGCTGGGAACAGAAGGGCTGGAGCTCACACTGCATTTGGAAGTGGAGCTGGAAATCCCTCCATGACTCTCCGAAACTTGATTCTGTCCCCAATCAAACGACCTCAGCTCTCTCGTCGTCCTCAAATGTTCAC ATTGTGA